The Engystomops pustulosus chromosome 4, aEngPut4.maternal, whole genome shotgun sequence genome contains a region encoding:
- the PACSIN2 gene encoding protein kinase C and casein kinase substrate in neurons protein 2 isoform X2 translates to MSGNYDDAVGVEVSSDSFWEIGNYKRAVKRIDDGHRLCNDLMNCIHERAKIEKAYAQQLTEWAKRWKQLVEKGPQYGTVEKAWHALMTEAERVSELHLEVKNALMNDDFEKVKNWQKEAYHKQMMGGFKETKEAEDGFRKAQKPWAKKLKEVEGSKKAYHAACKEEKLAISRETNSKADPALNPEQLKKLQDKVEKSKVDSQKTKEKYEKTLKDLDGATPQYMENMEQVFEQCQQFEDKRLRFFKDLLLDVEKHLDLSNSDGYSGIYRDLEYAIKSADVLEDLKWFKNNHGPGMSMNWPQFEEWSADLNRTLSRREKKKPGEGVTLTGISQAGEGSLQNKHSSVSSYEKSYPTEWSDDESNNPFTSTDANGDSNPFDEDASGGMEVRVRALYDYEGQETDELSFKAGEELTKIEDEDEQGWCKGRLDGGQVGLYPANYVEAVQ, encoded by the exons ATCGGCAATTACAAGCGAGCAGTCAAGAGGATAGACGACGGGCACAGACTCTGCAATGACTTAATGAACTGCATCCACGAGCGAGCGAAAATCGAGAAGGCCTACGCACAGCAGCTGACCGAATGGGCAAAGAGGTGGAAGCAGCTCGTGGAGAAAG GGCCTCAGTACGGCACTGTGGAGAAGGCCTGGCACGCCCTGATGACCGAAGCCGAGAGAGTGAGTGAACTCCATCTAGAGGTGAAGAACGCGCTGATGAACGACGACTTTGAGAAAGTGAAGAACTGGCAGAAGGAAGCCTACCACAAACAGATGATGGGGGGCTTCAAGGAGACCAAAGAAGCTGAAGATGGCTTCAGGAAAGCACAGAAGCCGTGGGCCAAGAAACTGAAAGAG GTGGAGGGATCTAAGAAGGCGTACCACGCCGCGTGCAAGGAGGAGAAACTTGCCATCTCCAGAGAGACCAACAGCAAGGCCGATCCCGCTCTCAACCCCGAGCAACTTAAGAAACTCCAAGACAAGGTGGAGAAGAGCAAGGTGGACTCTCAGAAG ACCAAAGAGAAATATGAGAAGACTCTGAAGGACCTGGATGGCGCCACCCCACAGTATATGGAGAACATGGAGCAGGTGTTCGAGCAGTGCCAGCAGTTTGAGGATAAGAGACTGCGCTTCTTCAAGGATCTACTTCTCGATGTGGAGAAACATCTGGATTTGTCCAATTCTGATGG TTATTCCGGTATATACCGGGACCTGGAATACGCCATAAAGTCGGCCGACGTCCTGGAGGACCTGAAGTGGTTCAAGAACAATCACGGGCCGGGCATGTCCATGAACTGGCCTCAGTTTGAG GAATGGTCCGCTGACTTAAACCGAACCCTGAGTCGACGAGAGAAGAAGAAGCCCGGAGAGGGGGTGACCCTAACCGGGATCAGCCAGGCGGGCGAGGGGTCTCTGCAGAATAAACACAGCAG CGTCAGCAGCTACGAGAAAAGTTACCCCACGGAATGGTCTGACGACGAGTCCAATAACCCCTTCACCAGCACCGACGCCAATGGCGACAGTAACCCGTTTGACGAAGACGCTTCTGGTGGAATGGAGGTTCGGGTCAGAGCACTGTATGACTACGAGGGGCAGGAGACGGATGAGCTCAGCTTCAAAGCCG gaGAAGAACTGACGAAAATAGAAGACGAGGATGAACAGGGCTGGTGCAAAGGTCGTCTGGACGGGGGACAAGTGGGCCTGTACCCTGCAAACTACGTGGAGGCGGTGCAGTGA
- the PACSIN2 gene encoding protein kinase C and casein kinase substrate in neurons protein 2 isoform X1, with amino-acid sequence MSGNYDDAVGVEVSSDSFWEIGNYKRAVKRIDDGHRLCNDLMNCIHERAKIEKAYAQQLTEWAKRWKQLVEKGPQYGTVEKAWHALMTEAERVSELHLEVKNALMNDDFEKVKNWQKEAYHKQMMGGFKETKEAEDGFRKAQKPWAKKLKEVEGSKKAYHAACKEEKLAISRETNSKADPALNPEQLKKLQDKVEKSKVDSQKTKEKYEKTLKDLDGATPQYMENMEQVFEQCQQFEDKRLRFFKDLLLDVEKHLDLSNSDGYSGIYRDLEYAIKSADVLEDLKWFKNNHGPGMSMNWPQFEEWSADLNRTLSRREKKKPGEGVTLTGISQAGEGSLQNKHSSHLSVQSVQSTQSSPNPFEDEEEANNIIEKEDSKTKNVSSYEKSYPTEWSDDESNNPFTSTDANGDSNPFDEDASGGMEVRVRALYDYEGQETDELSFKAGEELTKIEDEDEQGWCKGRLDGGQVGLYPANYVEAVQ; translated from the exons ATCGGCAATTACAAGCGAGCAGTCAAGAGGATAGACGACGGGCACAGACTCTGCAATGACTTAATGAACTGCATCCACGAGCGAGCGAAAATCGAGAAGGCCTACGCACAGCAGCTGACCGAATGGGCAAAGAGGTGGAAGCAGCTCGTGGAGAAAG GGCCTCAGTACGGCACTGTGGAGAAGGCCTGGCACGCCCTGATGACCGAAGCCGAGAGAGTGAGTGAACTCCATCTAGAGGTGAAGAACGCGCTGATGAACGACGACTTTGAGAAAGTGAAGAACTGGCAGAAGGAAGCCTACCACAAACAGATGATGGGGGGCTTCAAGGAGACCAAAGAAGCTGAAGATGGCTTCAGGAAAGCACAGAAGCCGTGGGCCAAGAAACTGAAAGAG GTGGAGGGATCTAAGAAGGCGTACCACGCCGCGTGCAAGGAGGAGAAACTTGCCATCTCCAGAGAGACCAACAGCAAGGCCGATCCCGCTCTCAACCCCGAGCAACTTAAGAAACTCCAAGACAAGGTGGAGAAGAGCAAGGTGGACTCTCAGAAG ACCAAAGAGAAATATGAGAAGACTCTGAAGGACCTGGATGGCGCCACCCCACAGTATATGGAGAACATGGAGCAGGTGTTCGAGCAGTGCCAGCAGTTTGAGGATAAGAGACTGCGCTTCTTCAAGGATCTACTTCTCGATGTGGAGAAACATCTGGATTTGTCCAATTCTGATGG TTATTCCGGTATATACCGGGACCTGGAATACGCCATAAAGTCGGCCGACGTCCTGGAGGACCTGAAGTGGTTCAAGAACAATCACGGGCCGGGCATGTCCATGAACTGGCCTCAGTTTGAG GAATGGTCCGCTGACTTAAACCGAACCCTGAGTCGACGAGAGAAGAAGAAGCCCGGAGAGGGGGTGACCCTAACCGGGATCAGCCAGGCGGGCGAGGGGTCTCTGCAGAATAAACACAGCAG CCACCTtagtgtgcagtcagtacagtcCACACAGTCGAGTCCCAACCCGTTTGAGGACGAGGAGGAGGCGAACAATATCATTGAGAAGGAGGACAGTAAAACTAAAAA CGTCAGCAGCTACGAGAAAAGTTACCCCACGGAATGGTCTGACGACGAGTCCAATAACCCCTTCACCAGCACCGACGCCAATGGCGACAGTAACCCGTTTGACGAAGACGCTTCTGGTGGAATGGAGGTTCGGGTCAGAGCACTGTATGACTACGAGGGGCAGGAGACGGATGAGCTCAGCTTCAAAGCCG gaGAAGAACTGACGAAAATAGAAGACGAGGATGAACAGGGCTGGTGCAAAGGTCGTCTGGACGGGGGACAAGTGGGCCTGTACCCTGCAAACTACGTGGAGGCGGTGCAGTGA
- the PACSIN2 gene encoding protein kinase C and casein kinase substrate in neurons protein 2 isoform X3: MNCIHERAKIEKAYAQQLTEWAKRWKQLVEKGPQYGTVEKAWHALMTEAERVSELHLEVKNALMNDDFEKVKNWQKEAYHKQMMGGFKETKEAEDGFRKAQKPWAKKLKEVEGSKKAYHAACKEEKLAISRETNSKADPALNPEQLKKLQDKVEKSKVDSQKTKEKYEKTLKDLDGATPQYMENMEQVFEQCQQFEDKRLRFFKDLLLDVEKHLDLSNSDGYSGIYRDLEYAIKSADVLEDLKWFKNNHGPGMSMNWPQFEEWSADLNRTLSRREKKKPGEGVTLTGISQAGEGSLQNKHSSHLSVQSVQSTQSSPNPFEDEEEANNIIEKEDSKTKNVSSYEKSYPTEWSDDESNNPFTSTDANGDSNPFDEDASGGMEVRVRALYDYEGQETDELSFKAGEELTKIEDEDEQGWCKGRLDGGQVGLYPANYVEAVQ, encoded by the exons ATGAACTGCATCCACGAGCGAGCGAAAATCGAGAAGGCCTACGCACAGCAGCTGACCGAATGGGCAAAGAGGTGGAAGCAGCTCGTGGAGAAAG GGCCTCAGTACGGCACTGTGGAGAAGGCCTGGCACGCCCTGATGACCGAAGCCGAGAGAGTGAGTGAACTCCATCTAGAGGTGAAGAACGCGCTGATGAACGACGACTTTGAGAAAGTGAAGAACTGGCAGAAGGAAGCCTACCACAAACAGATGATGGGGGGCTTCAAGGAGACCAAAGAAGCTGAAGATGGCTTCAGGAAAGCACAGAAGCCGTGGGCCAAGAAACTGAAAGAG GTGGAGGGATCTAAGAAGGCGTACCACGCCGCGTGCAAGGAGGAGAAACTTGCCATCTCCAGAGAGACCAACAGCAAGGCCGATCCCGCTCTCAACCCCGAGCAACTTAAGAAACTCCAAGACAAGGTGGAGAAGAGCAAGGTGGACTCTCAGAAG ACCAAAGAGAAATATGAGAAGACTCTGAAGGACCTGGATGGCGCCACCCCACAGTATATGGAGAACATGGAGCAGGTGTTCGAGCAGTGCCAGCAGTTTGAGGATAAGAGACTGCGCTTCTTCAAGGATCTACTTCTCGATGTGGAGAAACATCTGGATTTGTCCAATTCTGATGG TTATTCCGGTATATACCGGGACCTGGAATACGCCATAAAGTCGGCCGACGTCCTGGAGGACCTGAAGTGGTTCAAGAACAATCACGGGCCGGGCATGTCCATGAACTGGCCTCAGTTTGAG GAATGGTCCGCTGACTTAAACCGAACCCTGAGTCGACGAGAGAAGAAGAAGCCCGGAGAGGGGGTGACCCTAACCGGGATCAGCCAGGCGGGCGAGGGGTCTCTGCAGAATAAACACAGCAG CCACCTtagtgtgcagtcagtacagtcCACACAGTCGAGTCCCAACCCGTTTGAGGACGAGGAGGAGGCGAACAATATCATTGAGAAGGAGGACAGTAAAACTAAAAA CGTCAGCAGCTACGAGAAAAGTTACCCCACGGAATGGTCTGACGACGAGTCCAATAACCCCTTCACCAGCACCGACGCCAATGGCGACAGTAACCCGTTTGACGAAGACGCTTCTGGTGGAATGGAGGTTCGGGTCAGAGCACTGTATGACTACGAGGGGCAGGAGACGGATGAGCTCAGCTTCAAAGCCG gaGAAGAACTGACGAAAATAGAAGACGAGGATGAACAGGGCTGGTGCAAAGGTCGTCTGGACGGGGGACAAGTGGGCCTGTACCCTGCAAACTACGTGGAGGCGGTGCAGTGA